One Prionailurus bengalensis isolate Pbe53 chromosome B2 unlocalized genomic scaffold, Fcat_Pben_1.1_paternal_pri B2_random_Un_scaffold_46, whole genome shotgun sequence genomic window carries:
- the BAG6 gene encoding large proline-rich protein BAG6 isoform X28 has translation MEPSDTTSTTTSMEEPDSLEVLVKTLDSQTRTFIVGAQMNVKEFKEHIAASVSIPSEKQRLIYQGRVLQDDKKLQEYNVGGKVIHLVERAPPQTQLPSGASSGIGSASATHGGGPPPGTRGPGASVHDRNANSYVMVGTFNLPSEPRVRLVMAQHMIRDIQTLLSRMECRGGPQAQHSQPPPQTPTVAPESVALSSQTSEPVESEVPSREPMEAEEVEERAPAQSPELTPSGPAPAGPTPAPETSAPNHPSPAEYVEVLQELQRLESRLQPFLQRYYEVLGAAATTDYNNNQEGREEDQRLINLVGESLRLLGNTFVALSDLRCNLACAPPRHLHVVRPMSHYTTPMVLQQAAIPIQINVGTTVTMTGNGTRPPPTSNAEAAPPGPGQASSLAPTSTTVESSTEGVPPPGPAPPPTTSHPRVIRISHQSVEPVVMMHMNIQDSGTQPGGVPSAPTGPLGPPGHGQTLGQQVPGFPTAPTRVVIARPTPPQARPSHPGGPPISGTLGAGLGTNASLAQMVSGLVGQLLMQPVLVAQGTPGMAPPPAPATASASAGTTNTATTAGPAPGGPAQPPPPQPSAADLQFSQLLGNLLGPAGPGAGGPGMASPTITVAMPGVPAFLQGMTDFLQATQTAPPPPPPPPPPPPAPEQQTMPPPGSPSGGAGSPGGLGLESLSPEFFTSVVQGVLNSLLGSLGARAGSSESIAAFIQRLSGSSNIFEPGADGALGFFGALLSLLCQNFSMVDVVMLLHGHFQPLQRLQPQLRSFFHQHYLGGQEPTPGNIRTATHTLITGLEEYVRESFSLVQVQPGVDIIRTNLEFLQEQFNSIAAHVLHCTDSGFGARLLELCNQGLFECLALNLHCLGGQQMELAAVINGRIRRMSRGVNPSLVSWLTTMMGLRLQVVLEHMPVGPDAILRYVRRVGDPPQPLPEEPMEVQGSERTSPEPQRENASPAPGTTAEEAMSRGPPPAPEGGGSRDEQDGASAETEPWAAAVPPEWVPIIQQDIQSQRKVKPQPPLSDAYLSGMPAKRRKLRADIQKRLQEDPNYSPQRFPNAHRAFADDP, from the exons ATGGAGCCCAGTGATACTACCAGTACCACTACCAGTATGGAGGAGCCTGACAGCCTGGAGGTGCTGGTGAAGACCTTGGACTCTCAGACTCGGACCTTTATTGTGGGGGCCCAG ATGAATGTAAAGGAATTTAAGGAGCACATCGCTGCCTCTGTCAGCATTCCCTCTGAGAAACAACGGCTCATCTATCAGGGACGAGTTCTGCAGGATGATAAGAAGCTCCAGGAATACA atgTTGGGGGAAAGGTTATTCACCTGGTGGAACGGGCTCCTCCTCAGACGCAGCTGCCTTCTGGGGCATCTTCTGGGATAGGGTCTGCCTCAGCCACCCATGGTGGGGGACCCCCGCCTGGTACTCGGGGGCCTGGGGCCTCTGTTCATGACCGGAATGCCAACAGCTATGTCATGGTTGGAACCTTCAATCTTCCT AGTGAGCCCCGAGTACGGCTGGTGATGGCTCAGCACATGATCAGAGATATACAGACCTTACTTTCCCGGATGGAG TGTCGAGGGGGACCCCAAGCACAGCACAGTCAGCCGCCCCCACAGACGCCAACCGTGGCCCCGGAGTCTGTAGCCTTGAGTTCTCAAACATCAGAACCAGTTGAAAGTGAAGTGCCTTCTCGGGAGCCCATGGAGGCCGAAGAAGTGGAGGAGCGtgccccagcccagagcccggagctcACCCCTTCCGGCCCAGCTCCAGCAGGCCCAACACCTGCCCCAGAGACCAGTGCACCCAA CCATCCTTCCCCTGCGGAGTATGTTGAAGTGCTCCAGGAGCTACAGCGGCTTGAGAGCCGCCTCCAGCCCTTCCTGCAGCGCTACTATGAGGTTCTGGGCGCTGCCGCCACCACGGACTACAACAACAAC CAAGAGGGCCGCGAAGAGGACCAGCGCTTGATCAACTTGGTGGGGGAGAGCCTACGGCTACTGGGCAACACTTTTGTGGCGCTGTCTGACCTGCGCTGCAACCTGGCCTGTGCGCCCCCACGACACCTGCATGTGGTCCGGCCCATGTCTCACTACACCACCCCCATGGTGCTCCAGCAGGCAGCCATTCCCATCCAG ATCAACGTGGGAACCACCGTGACCATGACGGGGAATGGGACTCGGCCCCCCCCAACTTCTAATGCGGAGGCAGCTCCCCCTGGTCCTGGGCAGGCCTCATCCCTGGCTCCCACTTCTACCACTGTCGAGTCCTCAACTGAGGGTGTTCCCCCACCAGGGCCGGCTCCCCCACCGACCACCAGCCACCCAAGGGTCATCCGGATTTCCCACCAGAGTGTGGAACCTGTAGTCATGATGCACATGAACATCCAAG ATTCTGGCACACAGCCCGGTGGAGTTCCGAGTGCTCCCACTGGCCCCCTAGGACCCCCTGGTCATGGCCAAACCCTGG GACAGCAGGTGCCGGGTTTCCCGACAGCTCCGACCCGGGTGGTGATTGCTCGGCCCACCCCTCCGCAGGCTCGGCCTTCCCATCCTGGGGGGCCCCCAATCTCGGGTACTCTA GGCGCTGGACTAGGTACCAATGCCTCTTTGGCCCAGATGGTGAGCGGCCTCGTGGGGCAGCTTCTTATGCAGCCCGTTCTTGTGG CTCAGGGGACCCCAGGAATGGCaccacctccagcccctgccaCTGCTTCAGCCAGTGCAGGCACCACCAACACAGCAACCACAGCTGGTCCTGCCCCCGGGGGGCCCGCCCAGCCTCCACCCCCTCAACCCTCAGCGGCCGATCTTCAGTTCTCACAGCTCCTAGGGAACCTGCTGGGTCCTGCGGGGCCAGGGGCCGGAGGGCCTGGCATGGCTTCTCCCACCATCACCGTGGCAATGCCTGGTGTCCCTGCCTTTCTCCAGGGCATGACCGACTTTCTGCAG GCGACGCAGACGGCCCCtccgcccccaccaccacccccacccccacccccagccccagagcaGCAGACCATGCCCCCACCAGGGTCCCCTTCTGGTGGCGCAGGGAGTCCTGGAGGCCTGGGTCTTGAGAGCCTTTCACCGGAGTTTTTTACCTCCGTGGTGCAGGGCGTGCTGAACTCCCTGCTAGGCTCCCTGGGGGCTCGGGCTGGCAGTAGTGAAAGTATTGCTGCTTTCATACAGCGCCTCAGTGGATCAAGCAACATCTTTGAGCCTGGGGCTGATGGGGCCCTCG gATTCTTTGGGGCCCTACTCTCTCTGCTGTGCCAGAACTTTTCCATGGTGGATGTGGTGATGCTTCTTCATGGGCATTTCCAGCCACTGCAGCGGCTCCAGCCCCAGCTGCGATCCTTTTTCCACCAGCACTACCTGGGTGGCCAAGAGCCCACACCTGGTAACATACGG ACGGCAACCCACACGTTGATCACAGGGCTGGAAGAGTACGTGCGGGAGAGTTTT TCTTTGGTGCAGGTTCAGCCAGGGGTGGACATCATCCGGACAAACCTGGAATTTCTCCAAGAGCAGTTCAATAGCATCGCTGCTCATGTGCTGCACTGCACAG ACAGTGGATTTGGGGCCCGCCTGCTTGAGTTGTGTAACCAGGGCCTGTTTGAATGCCTGGCCCTCAACCTGCACTGCTTGGGGGGACAGCAGATGGAGCTTGCCGCGGTCATCAATGGTCGAATT CGTCGCATGTCTCGTGGGGTGAACCCGTCCTTGGTGAGCTGGCTGACCACTATGATGGGACTGAGGCTTCAGGTGGTTTTGGAGCACATGCCCGTAGGCCCTGATGCCATTCTCAGATATGTTCGCAGGGTTGGTGATCCCCCCCAG CCACTTCCCGAGGAGCCAATGGAAGTTCAGGGATCAGAGAGAACTTCCCCTGAGCCTCAG CGGGAGAatgcttccccagcccctggaacaACAGCAGAAGAGGCCATGTCCCGAGGTCCGCCTCCTGCTCCTGAGGGCGGCGGCTCCCGTGACGAACAGGATGGAGCTTCAGCTGAGACAGAACCTTGGGCGGCCGCAGTCCCCCCA GAGTGGGTTCCGATTATCCAGCAGGACATTCAGAGCCAGCGGAAGGTAAAGCCGCAGCCTCCCCTGAGCGATGCCTACCTCAGTGGTATGCCTGCCAAGAGACGCAAG ctccgGGCTGATATACAAAAGCGACTGCAGGAAGACCCCAACTACAGCCCCCAGCGCTTCCCTAATGCCCACCGGGCCTTTGCTGATGATCCCTAG
- the BAG6 gene encoding large proline-rich protein BAG6 isoform X9 produces the protein MEPSDTTSTTTSMEEPDSLEVLVKTLDSQTRTFIVGAQMNVKEFKEHIAASVSIPSEKQRLIYQGRVLQDDKKLQEYNVGGKVIHLVERAPPQTQLPSGASSGIGSASATHGGGPPPGTRGPGASVHDRNANSYVMVGTFNLPSEPRVRLVMAQHMIRDIQTLLSRMECRGGPQAQHSQPPPQTPTVAPESVALSSQTSEPVESEVPSREPMEAEEVEERAPAQSPELTPSGPAPAGPTPAPETSAPNHPSPAEYVEVLQELQRLESRLQPFLQRYYEVLGAAATTDYNNNQEGREEDQRLINLVGESLRLLGNTFVALSDLRCNLACAPPRHLHVVRPMSHYTTPMVLQQAAIPIQINVGTTVTMTGNGTRPPPTSNAEAAPPGPGQASSLAPTSTTVESSTEGVPPPGPAPPPTTSHPRVIRISHQSVEPVVMMHMNIQDSGTQPGGVPSAPTGPLGPPGHGQTLGKSEGIRAGRALGREGVGPNGWAEGGPGSRLHQTRPPGSTLIQLPSLPPEFMHAVAHQITHQAMVAAVASAAAGQQVPGFPTAPTRVVIARPTPPQARPSHPGGPPISGTLQGAGLGTNASLAQMVSGLVGQLLMQPVLVAQGTPGMAPPPAPATASASAGTTNTATTAGPAPGGPAQPPPPQPSAADLQFSQLLGNLLGPAGPGAGGPGMASPTITVAMPGVPAFLQGMTDFLQATQTAPPPPPPPPPPPPAPEQQTMPPPGSPSGGAGSPGGLGLESLSPEFFTSVVQGVLNSLLGSLGARAGSSESIAAFIQRLSGSSNIFEPGADGALGFFGALLSLLCQNFSMVDVVMLLHGHFQPLQRLQPQLRSFFHQHYLGGQEPTPGNIRTATHTLITGLEEYVRESFSLVQVQPGVDIIRTNLEFLQEQFNSIAAHVLHCTDSGFGARLLELCNQGLFECLALNLHCLGGQQMELAAVINGRIRRMSRGVNPSLVSWLTTMMGLRLQVVLEHMPVGPDAILRYVRRVGDPPQPLPEEPMEVQGSERTSPEPQRENASPAPGTTAEEAMSRGPPPAPEGGGSRDEQDGASAETEPWAAAVPPEWVPIIQQDIQSQRKVKPQPPLSDAYLSGMPAKRRKLRADIQKRLQEDPNYSPQRFPNAHRAFADDP, from the exons ATGGAGCCCAGTGATACTACCAGTACCACTACCAGTATGGAGGAGCCTGACAGCCTGGAGGTGCTGGTGAAGACCTTGGACTCTCAGACTCGGACCTTTATTGTGGGGGCCCAG ATGAATGTAAAGGAATTTAAGGAGCACATCGCTGCCTCTGTCAGCATTCCCTCTGAGAAACAACGGCTCATCTATCAGGGACGAGTTCTGCAGGATGATAAGAAGCTCCAGGAATACA atgTTGGGGGAAAGGTTATTCACCTGGTGGAACGGGCTCCTCCTCAGACGCAGCTGCCTTCTGGGGCATCTTCTGGGATAGGGTCTGCCTCAGCCACCCATGGTGGGGGACCCCCGCCTGGTACTCGGGGGCCTGGGGCCTCTGTTCATGACCGGAATGCCAACAGCTATGTCATGGTTGGAACCTTCAATCTTCCT AGTGAGCCCCGAGTACGGCTGGTGATGGCTCAGCACATGATCAGAGATATACAGACCTTACTTTCCCGGATGGAG TGTCGAGGGGGACCCCAAGCACAGCACAGTCAGCCGCCCCCACAGACGCCAACCGTGGCCCCGGAGTCTGTAGCCTTGAGTTCTCAAACATCAGAACCAGTTGAAAGTGAAGTGCCTTCTCGGGAGCCCATGGAGGCCGAAGAAGTGGAGGAGCGtgccccagcccagagcccggagctcACCCCTTCCGGCCCAGCTCCAGCAGGCCCAACACCTGCCCCAGAGACCAGTGCACCCAA CCATCCTTCCCCTGCGGAGTATGTTGAAGTGCTCCAGGAGCTACAGCGGCTTGAGAGCCGCCTCCAGCCCTTCCTGCAGCGCTACTATGAGGTTCTGGGCGCTGCCGCCACCACGGACTACAACAACAAC CAAGAGGGCCGCGAAGAGGACCAGCGCTTGATCAACTTGGTGGGGGAGAGCCTACGGCTACTGGGCAACACTTTTGTGGCGCTGTCTGACCTGCGCTGCAACCTGGCCTGTGCGCCCCCACGACACCTGCATGTGGTCCGGCCCATGTCTCACTACACCACCCCCATGGTGCTCCAGCAGGCAGCCATTCCCATCCAG ATCAACGTGGGAACCACCGTGACCATGACGGGGAATGGGACTCGGCCCCCCCCAACTTCTAATGCGGAGGCAGCTCCCCCTGGTCCTGGGCAGGCCTCATCCCTGGCTCCCACTTCTACCACTGTCGAGTCCTCAACTGAGGGTGTTCCCCCACCAGGGCCGGCTCCCCCACCGACCACCAGCCACCCAAGGGTCATCCGGATTTCCCACCAGAGTGTGGAACCTGTAGTCATGATGCACATGAACATCCAAG ATTCTGGCACACAGCCCGGTGGAGTTCCGAGTGCTCCCACTGGCCCCCTAGGACCCCCTGGTCATGGCCAAACCCTGGGTAAGAGTGAGGGCATCAGAGCAGGCAGAGCTCTGGGTAGAGAAGGGGTAGGGCCGAATGGGTGGGCTGAAGGGGGTCCAGGTTCAAGGTTACATCAGACCCGCCccccaggctccaccctcatccagctgccctccctgccccctgagTTCATGCACGCCGTCGCCCACCAGATCACTCATCAGGCCATGGTGGCAGCTGTTGCCTCCGCGGCCGCAG GACAGCAGGTGCCGGGTTTCCCGACAGCTCCGACCCGGGTGGTGATTGCTCGGCCCACCCCTCCGCAGGCTCGGCCTTCCCATCCTGGGGGGCCCCCAATCTCGGGTACTCTA CAGGGCGCTGGACTAGGTACCAATGCCTCTTTGGCCCAGATGGTGAGCGGCCTCGTGGGGCAGCTTCTTATGCAGCCCGTTCTTGTGG CTCAGGGGACCCCAGGAATGGCaccacctccagcccctgccaCTGCTTCAGCCAGTGCAGGCACCACCAACACAGCAACCACAGCTGGTCCTGCCCCCGGGGGGCCCGCCCAGCCTCCACCCCCTCAACCCTCAGCGGCCGATCTTCAGTTCTCACAGCTCCTAGGGAACCTGCTGGGTCCTGCGGGGCCAGGGGCCGGAGGGCCTGGCATGGCTTCTCCCACCATCACCGTGGCAATGCCTGGTGTCCCTGCCTTTCTCCAGGGCATGACCGACTTTCTGCAG GCGACGCAGACGGCCCCtccgcccccaccaccacccccacccccacccccagccccagagcaGCAGACCATGCCCCCACCAGGGTCCCCTTCTGGTGGCGCAGGGAGTCCTGGAGGCCTGGGTCTTGAGAGCCTTTCACCGGAGTTTTTTACCTCCGTGGTGCAGGGCGTGCTGAACTCCCTGCTAGGCTCCCTGGGGGCTCGGGCTGGCAGTAGTGAAAGTATTGCTGCTTTCATACAGCGCCTCAGTGGATCAAGCAACATCTTTGAGCCTGGGGCTGATGGGGCCCTCG gATTCTTTGGGGCCCTACTCTCTCTGCTGTGCCAGAACTTTTCCATGGTGGATGTGGTGATGCTTCTTCATGGGCATTTCCAGCCACTGCAGCGGCTCCAGCCCCAGCTGCGATCCTTTTTCCACCAGCACTACCTGGGTGGCCAAGAGCCCACACCTGGTAACATACGG ACGGCAACCCACACGTTGATCACAGGGCTGGAAGAGTACGTGCGGGAGAGTTTT TCTTTGGTGCAGGTTCAGCCAGGGGTGGACATCATCCGGACAAACCTGGAATTTCTCCAAGAGCAGTTCAATAGCATCGCTGCTCATGTGCTGCACTGCACAG ACAGTGGATTTGGGGCCCGCCTGCTTGAGTTGTGTAACCAGGGCCTGTTTGAATGCCTGGCCCTCAACCTGCACTGCTTGGGGGGACAGCAGATGGAGCTTGCCGCGGTCATCAATGGTCGAATT CGTCGCATGTCTCGTGGGGTGAACCCGTCCTTGGTGAGCTGGCTGACCACTATGATGGGACTGAGGCTTCAGGTGGTTTTGGAGCACATGCCCGTAGGCCCTGATGCCATTCTCAGATATGTTCGCAGGGTTGGTGATCCCCCCCAG CCACTTCCCGAGGAGCCAATGGAAGTTCAGGGATCAGAGAGAACTTCCCCTGAGCCTCAG CGGGAGAatgcttccccagcccctggaacaACAGCAGAAGAGGCCATGTCCCGAGGTCCGCCTCCTGCTCCTGAGGGCGGCGGCTCCCGTGACGAACAGGATGGAGCTTCAGCTGAGACAGAACCTTGGGCGGCCGCAGTCCCCCCA GAGTGGGTTCCGATTATCCAGCAGGACATTCAGAGCCAGCGGAAGGTAAAGCCGCAGCCTCCCCTGAGCGATGCCTACCTCAGTGGTATGCCTGCCAAGAGACGCAAG ctccgGGCTGATATACAAAAGCGACTGCAGGAAGACCCCAACTACAGCCCCCAGCGCTTCCCTAATGCCCACCGGGCCTTTGCTGATGATCCCTAG
- the BAG6 gene encoding large proline-rich protein BAG6 isoform X26: MEPSDTTSTTTSMEEPDSLEVLVKTLDSQTRTFIVGAQMNVKEFKEHIAASVSIPSEKQRLIYQGRVLQDDKKLQEYNVGGKVIHLVERAPPQTQLPSGASSGIGSASATHGGGPPPGTRGPGASVHDRNANSYVMVGTFNLPSEPRVRLVMAQHMIRDIQTLLSRMECRGGPQAQHSQPPPQTPTVAPESVALSSQTSEPVESEVPSREPMEAEEVEERAPAQSPELTPSGPAPAGPTPAPETSAPNHPSPAEYVEVLQELQRLESRLQPFLQRYYEVLGAAATTDYNNNQEGREEDQRLINLVGESLRLLGNTFVALSDLRCNLACAPPRHLHVVRPMSHYTTPMVLQQAAIPIQINVGTTVTMTGNGTRPPPTSNAEAAPPGPGQASSLAPTSTTVESSTEGVPPPGPAPPPTTSHPRVIRISHQSVEPVVMMHMNIQGSTLIQLPSLPPEFMHAVAHQITHQAMVAAVASAAAGQQVPGFPTAPTRVVIARPTPPQARPSHPGGPPISGTLQGAGLGTNASLAQMVSGLVGQLLMQPVLVAQGTPGMAPPPAPATASASAGTTNTATTAGPAPGGPAQPPPPQPSAADLQFSQLLGNLLGPAGPGAGGPGMASPTITVAMPGVPAFLQGMTDFLQATQTAPPPPPPPPPPPPAPEQQTMPPPGSPSGGAGSPGGLGLESLSPEFFTSVVQGVLNSLLGSLGARAGSSESIAAFIQRLSGSSNIFEPGADGALGFFGALLSLLCQNFSMVDVVMLLHGHFQPLQRLQPQLRSFFHQHYLGGQEPTPGNIRTATHTLITGLEEYVRESFSLVQVQPGVDIIRTNLEFLQEQFNSIAAHVLHCTDSGFGARLLELCNQGLFECLALNLHCLGGQQMELAAVINGRIRRMSRGVNPSLVSWLTTMMGLRLQVVLEHMPVGPDAILRYVRRVGDPPQPLPEEPMEVQGSERTSPEPQRENASPAPGTTAEEAMSRGPPPAPEGGGSRDEQDGASAETEPWAAAVPPEWVPIIQQDIQSQRKVKPQPPLSDAYLSGMPAKRRKLRADIQKRLQEDPNYSPQRFPNAHRAFADDP, encoded by the exons ATGGAGCCCAGTGATACTACCAGTACCACTACCAGTATGGAGGAGCCTGACAGCCTGGAGGTGCTGGTGAAGACCTTGGACTCTCAGACTCGGACCTTTATTGTGGGGGCCCAG ATGAATGTAAAGGAATTTAAGGAGCACATCGCTGCCTCTGTCAGCATTCCCTCTGAGAAACAACGGCTCATCTATCAGGGACGAGTTCTGCAGGATGATAAGAAGCTCCAGGAATACA atgTTGGGGGAAAGGTTATTCACCTGGTGGAACGGGCTCCTCCTCAGACGCAGCTGCCTTCTGGGGCATCTTCTGGGATAGGGTCTGCCTCAGCCACCCATGGTGGGGGACCCCCGCCTGGTACTCGGGGGCCTGGGGCCTCTGTTCATGACCGGAATGCCAACAGCTATGTCATGGTTGGAACCTTCAATCTTCCT AGTGAGCCCCGAGTACGGCTGGTGATGGCTCAGCACATGATCAGAGATATACAGACCTTACTTTCCCGGATGGAG TGTCGAGGGGGACCCCAAGCACAGCACAGTCAGCCGCCCCCACAGACGCCAACCGTGGCCCCGGAGTCTGTAGCCTTGAGTTCTCAAACATCAGAACCAGTTGAAAGTGAAGTGCCTTCTCGGGAGCCCATGGAGGCCGAAGAAGTGGAGGAGCGtgccccagcccagagcccggagctcACCCCTTCCGGCCCAGCTCCAGCAGGCCCAACACCTGCCCCAGAGACCAGTGCACCCAA CCATCCTTCCCCTGCGGAGTATGTTGAAGTGCTCCAGGAGCTACAGCGGCTTGAGAGCCGCCTCCAGCCCTTCCTGCAGCGCTACTATGAGGTTCTGGGCGCTGCCGCCACCACGGACTACAACAACAAC CAAGAGGGCCGCGAAGAGGACCAGCGCTTGATCAACTTGGTGGGGGAGAGCCTACGGCTACTGGGCAACACTTTTGTGGCGCTGTCTGACCTGCGCTGCAACCTGGCCTGTGCGCCCCCACGACACCTGCATGTGGTCCGGCCCATGTCTCACTACACCACCCCCATGGTGCTCCAGCAGGCAGCCATTCCCATCCAG ATCAACGTGGGAACCACCGTGACCATGACGGGGAATGGGACTCGGCCCCCCCCAACTTCTAATGCGGAGGCAGCTCCCCCTGGTCCTGGGCAGGCCTCATCCCTGGCTCCCACTTCTACCACTGTCGAGTCCTCAACTGAGGGTGTTCCCCCACCAGGGCCGGCTCCCCCACCGACCACCAGCCACCCAAGGGTCATCCGGATTTCCCACCAGAGTGTGGAACCTGTAGTCATGATGCACATGAACATCCAAG gctccaccctcatccagctgccctccctgccccctgagTTCATGCACGCCGTCGCCCACCAGATCACTCATCAGGCCATGGTGGCAGCTGTTGCCTCCGCGGCCGCAG GACAGCAGGTGCCGGGTTTCCCGACAGCTCCGACCCGGGTGGTGATTGCTCGGCCCACCCCTCCGCAGGCTCGGCCTTCCCATCCTGGGGGGCCCCCAATCTCGGGTACTCTA CAGGGCGCTGGACTAGGTACCAATGCCTCTTTGGCCCAGATGGTGAGCGGCCTCGTGGGGCAGCTTCTTATGCAGCCCGTTCTTGTGG CTCAGGGGACCCCAGGAATGGCaccacctccagcccctgccaCTGCTTCAGCCAGTGCAGGCACCACCAACACAGCAACCACAGCTGGTCCTGCCCCCGGGGGGCCCGCCCAGCCTCCACCCCCTCAACCCTCAGCGGCCGATCTTCAGTTCTCACAGCTCCTAGGGAACCTGCTGGGTCCTGCGGGGCCAGGGGCCGGAGGGCCTGGCATGGCTTCTCCCACCATCACCGTGGCAATGCCTGGTGTCCCTGCCTTTCTCCAGGGCATGACCGACTTTCTGCAG GCGACGCAGACGGCCCCtccgcccccaccaccacccccacccccacccccagccccagagcaGCAGACCATGCCCCCACCAGGGTCCCCTTCTGGTGGCGCAGGGAGTCCTGGAGGCCTGGGTCTTGAGAGCCTTTCACCGGAGTTTTTTACCTCCGTGGTGCAGGGCGTGCTGAACTCCCTGCTAGGCTCCCTGGGGGCTCGGGCTGGCAGTAGTGAAAGTATTGCTGCTTTCATACAGCGCCTCAGTGGATCAAGCAACATCTTTGAGCCTGGGGCTGATGGGGCCCTCG gATTCTTTGGGGCCCTACTCTCTCTGCTGTGCCAGAACTTTTCCATGGTGGATGTGGTGATGCTTCTTCATGGGCATTTCCAGCCACTGCAGCGGCTCCAGCCCCAGCTGCGATCCTTTTTCCACCAGCACTACCTGGGTGGCCAAGAGCCCACACCTGGTAACATACGG ACGGCAACCCACACGTTGATCACAGGGCTGGAAGAGTACGTGCGGGAGAGTTTT TCTTTGGTGCAGGTTCAGCCAGGGGTGGACATCATCCGGACAAACCTGGAATTTCTCCAAGAGCAGTTCAATAGCATCGCTGCTCATGTGCTGCACTGCACAG ACAGTGGATTTGGGGCCCGCCTGCTTGAGTTGTGTAACCAGGGCCTGTTTGAATGCCTGGCCCTCAACCTGCACTGCTTGGGGGGACAGCAGATGGAGCTTGCCGCGGTCATCAATGGTCGAATT CGTCGCATGTCTCGTGGGGTGAACCCGTCCTTGGTGAGCTGGCTGACCACTATGATGGGACTGAGGCTTCAGGTGGTTTTGGAGCACATGCCCGTAGGCCCTGATGCCATTCTCAGATATGTTCGCAGGGTTGGTGATCCCCCCCAG CCACTTCCCGAGGAGCCAATGGAAGTTCAGGGATCAGAGAGAACTTCCCCTGAGCCTCAG CGGGAGAatgcttccccagcccctggaacaACAGCAGAAGAGGCCATGTCCCGAGGTCCGCCTCCTGCTCCTGAGGGCGGCGGCTCCCGTGACGAACAGGATGGAGCTTCAGCTGAGACAGAACCTTGGGCGGCCGCAGTCCCCCCA GAGTGGGTTCCGATTATCCAGCAGGACATTCAGAGCCAGCGGAAGGTAAAGCCGCAGCCTCCCCTGAGCGATGCCTACCTCAGTGGTATGCCTGCCAAGAGACGCAAG ctccgGGCTGATATACAAAAGCGACTGCAGGAAGACCCCAACTACAGCCCCCAGCGCTTCCCTAATGCCCACCGGGCCTTTGCTGATGATCCCTAG